The genomic interval CTCATTGCGCAACTCTATCTGCGCCGCTGGGACATGGAGCTCTGTTTCCGTGACCTGAAAACCACCATGGGTATGGAAGAACTACGCTGTCAATCACCTGCCATGGCGCGCAAAGAATTACTTGCCTTTCTCGTCGCACATAATTGCATCCGCTGCCTGATTGCAGAAGCAGCCACCACGCATAAGGTCCCGCGCATGCGCATCAGTTTCAAAGGCGCCGTCGATGCCGCCCGCAGCTTCTACCAAGCTATGCGGCTGTCTATATCAGCTTGTAATGCGCGCCGTCTTTACCGCCGCCTACTCGAAATCCTTGCACGCGACTTGGTCCCACTGCGCCCCGGTCGCTCCGAACCTCGCGCCGTTAAACGCCGACCAAAACCTTACCAGCGGCTCACCAAACCACGCTCGTGCTTCCGAGAACTACCTCATCGAGGCAAAGTCAGGGGGGCTGCTCAATGCTTATCTTAGCGCCATTCAGGGCAGACCCCACGTTTTAGGTGTTCTTCGTCTATCTTGTCTGAAGATCTTCGGCGCATAGTAAGGTAGCGGCTTTCTCTATTCATCTCCTTTTCGTTTGTCTTCAACCGGTATGTCTTTGATCGCGATTTCGCCAGTTCGACGTGGCGCATTATCGGCATGTACAGTCCAG from Vicinamibacterales bacterium carries:
- a CDS encoding transposase; the protein is PRHKIRPVYLAEDEWEQAPEQITVRLIQVRIPANGFRTQELWFSTTLLDPITYPAVLIAQLYLRRWDMELCFRDLKTTMGMEELRCQSPAMARKELLAFLVAHNCIRCLIAEAATTHKVPRMRISFKGAVDAARSFYQAMRLSISACNARRLYRRLLEILARDLVPLRPGRSEPRAVKRRPKPYQRLTKPRSCFRELPHRGKVRGAAQCLS